Sequence from the Microplitis demolitor isolate Queensland-Clemson2020A chromosome 2, iyMicDemo2.1a, whole genome shotgun sequence genome:
actcagaaaatttaatttttactcataacctaaaatttttttttttttacaaaactctaatcattaataaaataattaattcatttattgacATAATtgtcagtaattaaaattaattagagtaaaaataattaatttaattgtaggTGTGACAGCAAAACCTGACAGAAATCATGTTCCTCAAAGTAATGGCTGCGGGTCATTAGGAAttgaggtaaaaaatttaattatcgcaattacgtaatttaattatttgtaattaattaatgagttaatttatttaaaatttaaagataaatcaaGAATATTTGCCGCTGTCAGAAATGACAAAGTGCTGCGACCAACATGATATCTGCTACGACACTTGCAATTCTGATAAAGAAAAGTGCGATCTTGAATTCAAAAGATGTCTGTATAAATATTGTGACAGTTATCAAAGTACTGGAGTGACGATCGTCAACACGTGCAAGGCAGCTGCCAAGATGTTGTACACCGGGACCACGGCTTTAGGGTGCAAGAGTTTCATTGATGCTCAGTCTGAAGCTTGCTGGtgtggtaataaaaataagagtaAAAAGAAGAAGGGAAAGTGGTCTGGTTTTGATgagctttaaataaaattgtttaattatttatttatttgttaaataatttattgattggaGTTTATAGAAAGTTTGATAAGAATTTAGTTTCCATTCCTGTAATGTGTTTTGAATGACAGTTAAATTGCTTTGTCGAAAAAATCTGGGATTGTATGGGAATCCATGTAGAaatttatggatttatataGGAAACTATGGATACCTTGATTCCCATACATGAATTCTCCATAGAAAACTGTGGGTACTTGAAGTTCTGAATAGGAAATTCATATGGGAAActctatatatttgtattcCAATCCATGGATTCCCCATAGAAAACTGTGGGTGTCTGGATTCCCATGTAGAAAATCTAAATAGGAATTTATGAATACCTGAATTCCCATACAGGAAATCTATATGGGGAACTACAGGCACCTAGATTCCTATATAGTAAATTCAAATGGGAAACTATGGATTCTTGGATTCTAAGAATTTATATCTGTAAATGCTATATGGGAATTTTTATAGGAATCTAagctggattttttttataaggtaactataatataaattagagTATCAGcgactttgttttttttttttttttaattagaaacaaatgaatttttttttaaacaaacgaggcgataaaaattttgtgactgacagatttatttattattttttttttaaataaataaatcaccataatttataaaattactgttatatatttatttatttgacatataatttttatcaataaattaaaaagtgatgCGGTAGATGTCTGATAAAAAACGTAAGAGAATAGTAGAATGGGCAATGAGAAATCAACGCCCAAAAAGTCGGAAGCACGAGAACACAGAGGATACACCAAAAggtgattaaataatttattattgttattatttttactatttatttatttaatttattgtgtaGCGCAGATGGAACCCCAGCGAAAACACCAGAGCCTCGacgttcgaaaaaaaaaataactaaaccGAAAAGTTCATCTGGACCGTCGAATCcgtttttgatattttttctgaGGATGAGAAGCAAGAAACCTAATGAACATGTCACTGTTATCGCACGTGCTGCGGGTAGACAGTGGGCTAAAATGACTCCGGATCAACGTCAGAAGTATGTCAATCTCGCTAATTCTGCTAAGAAACGTAAAGTTgttaagaaaaagaaaaaacgtgATGAAGATGAACGTGATCCAGAATAaacgtttaaatttaaagacaaattatttaaatttacaaacaagtcatgaaatatttttaaaaattactccgtattttaaattcagacaacaaaatttttatattgcagtcatagaatattcaaatatttaaaaattaaaaaaaaaaatgttcaatttttaattaaacgtcaaaaaaattttataaattcaaatttcgacttttgtaataaaatcttgataattaaaaatcataaaatatttaaaaataaaaaaagtaaaaatggatattagtatttatttttttattttttatatctatgtacaataaatatttatacactaTTTTTAAAGACTTTCTCAGTAGTCACTTTGCAACTAAAGTTATCgcatttataatattatttatttatcatttataattataataattacttaaataccTAAATCAATAACCATCCACTCTAAATCCTTTTTTCACGTCCGCATTTTATTTAGAACAaacgaaaaacaaaaataaaataaaataaaataataataataaaatatttctacaaAACTATCAAATGGGACTAATTCGTGTGCTATTCGGCAAACAGTCGCACTCATTTTCAAATCagagttatttaaataatttttttaaatttactcaccacgcaattttatacaattttttttttactcattctcttatcaataaattaaataaaaaattaataactaaaaaaaaatgataaatcacGACATTTTGCTGAATAGACATTTTCGCGACAAGGTacatgttaattataattttacttttttaactcaaactatattattaatttataaattataattaaattatttcatacacTAGTGTaagtaaaaatctttttttatttctaagtGCAATAACAATcactttgtttaaatttaaatttaaataataatgtgcATCTATTTGAGTCGTaagcataaaaaaaagcaaaacttaaaaataaaattaaagataaattacttttaaataaatttatcttcaataattaattaactgattaattaattaattaactaacaaTTAGCGATAGTgataatttacataataaaGTACAACGCCGTGCGGTGGATTACTAATAActtgttgatttaaaataaaaaaaacctcaacctgaataaattttccaacCGCGAACAAAATCTTTgactacataaatatttataaatattttacacaacAAGTTGAGATaaataagagtaaaaaaatgaagcgATTATTGCTGACAGTCGTAGATTAAAATTATCGCGGCCTCATTGTTCCGTTGAGTGGCTGCATGAGCCCGCTGTTGATGTATCCGTGGTAGGTCGTGTAGACTGGATTCTGCTGATGAGGATCCTGGGAGTAAGGAGCTGGTACGTTTACGACACCAACGGGACCAAGTTGTCCTGCTTGGTTCATGAATCCCCCGATTTGGGCCGCCTGGTTTATGTAGCCACTGGTTGGCTGAGTCACGCGGTAGCCGTACTGGGCTGCCATGAGATTTGTGTTGAGCGCGACGTTGGGACTGACCCGGGTCGCGGTGGTTTGCATCTGAGGACAAGAGCTGGTCGGGTCAAGAGTCTGCCTGTAGAGACTCTCCGATGGGTAGGCCTGGGAGAGCGACGCCATGTTGGCGTTGGCTGAGGACCTGGAGGTCGATCTGCTTGGGGGACCAGGTGCTGCAGAGTTTACGTTGTAGTAATTTTTGGGGTACCCCAGAGGAACTTGCGGAGGAGTGGGGAGTTGCCGCGAGTTCTGTGGCGGGGTCATGGTGTGGGGAATGGGTGGTGGGGGTGTGAGATTCATCGAGGGTGGAGGCGTGGGTGGAATCATGTCCAGGCCGTTGGTGAGCTGCTGCAACTTAGCGAGGCTGCATGAGTTGGGGGTCTGGTGATTCGTGGAGCCGGTTAGCGATGGCGAGGGCGTGTGAGAGTGAGGCGGCATCGCGCTCGTTTGAATGTAGAAGTTGGTGGCTGTGGTGCAGGGTGTCGGTGCACCGGATCTACCACCGCGATGTTGGAGTACGTAAGTATTCTGCGATGGGAAGGTTTGAGACGCGACTGCCATGTAATTACTCTGGGATATCACGGCCATGTTGTGGGAATGAGAGTGAGAGTGGGTGTGATGAGGTATGGACATGGTTGTCTGTTGATACTGAGGCGGTATAGAGCTCCCGTGGGTCACTGTATGGCTGAGGTGCTGACTCTGAGAGGCTGGTGGAGTTGCACGATGAGATCTACTTTGCTGATTAGATCTTGATCTGTGAGTCTGAGAACCGTTGGCGCGCTTGCTGCTGCTGTGAGACTGCGACTGCGACTGGGACTGAGATTGAGACTGAGACTGAGGTTGAGGCTGagactgctgctgctgctgttgctgctggtGGTGGTGATGATGAGGCGAGTGCTGCTGGATGTTGAGACTCGACTGCGACTGAACCATCAGCTGCATCGGCTGGGGACTGTGGGTGGGAATATTTTGGGGATGAGTTTGGACTAGAGGCTGGGGTGTGTGCGACTGAGGCATGGGCTGAGGAGTGTGAGACTGAGGCATAGGTTGGGGTGTGTGAGATTGCATTGGCTGGGGAGTATGCGATTGGGGAATAGATTGGGGAGTGTGGGGCTGAGGTGTGTGGGACTGAGGGGTGTGAGACTGGTGGGGCTGGGGAGTGTGCGACTGCGGCAGAGGCTGAGGACTCTGTGTCAGGATACTCGATGGAGTCCTCGGTTGCTGAAGTGATTGATGCATGGAGTGGTGGATTGACATGTGAGGCGAGTGCTGGGATATCGAACAGTCGTAGTGCACTTGAGACATTGAGACCGAGGAGGGCGGGGGAATTTGAATGGGATTTGAATTGAGAGTCGGCGCTGATACGGTTGTCATTGGCAGAGCACTCGGTGGTCTTTCGACGCTGTGTTGTGAGGCCAAATCACTGGCTATTGATGTGGGGGATTCGAGACCCAGTTGACTGACGTCCAGGTCGCACTGCCCGTAATGTAGCGAGTGAACTGAATTTGTCGTGGAGTCGGGAGTGTAGACTCCCATTGAAGGCAAGTCTGGCTGAGATGGCGGCGTGCGTTTAACAGACCCTGGGTTCTCCAGGTGTGGAGTCGTCTTTCCGCTTTCTGGCGAGTGCTGCTTCTCCTCGGGAACTGTCTGCGGCACGTGGATTATTTCCCGGTGCTCGATATTCATGATCGGTTTTTCTTCAATCATCTGCGGGATTTCCTCAGCGACAGGATGAGACAGAGCTGGGGATTCTTTGGACGCAACGGAAACTGGCGAGCAAGACTGCTCGagttcttttatttctttcaatggTTCcagctgctgctgctgctgttccTGCTCTGGCTCCGGCTGTGGCagttcttcttcttcttcctttttattttcttcaacttGTTTGAAATCTTCTGCTTCCATCTTCGGCTCAGGCTCTTCAACCTCTGGCTCGACTACTTTTTCCACAACTTTGTCAACTTCCGGAGCGACTTTGCTCTCATCTTCCTGCGCACCCTGAATTTGAACCTGAACTGGTTGGTCCTTAGGTTCATCAGCTTCATTAATTTTGACACTCTCAACTTTATCATCAACTTCCTTCTCTCcctctttattattaacaacaaCAACTTTCTCCTCACTAGTCTCATCAGGTACAGGCGTATCAGCTCGTTCACTAAACACCGGCTCCAGCTGCTCAATAATTTTCACCGTCCTAGGAATCGATTTAGGCCGTAAatcttcttcctcttcttccTCCTCTCCTTCGTCCTCATCCCCACCCTCATACTCTCCCGGACTAGCAGTCGGAACTTCACT
This genomic interval carries:
- the LOC103580352 gene encoding uncharacterized protein LOC103580352 isoform X1, with translation MSDKKRKRIVEWAMRNQRPKSRKHENTEDTPKDGTPAKTPEPRRSKKKITKPKSSSGPSNPFLIFFLRMRSKKPNEHVTVIARAAGRQWAKMTPDQRQKYVNLANSAKKRKVVKKKKKRDEDERDPE
- the LOC103580352 gene encoding uncharacterized protein LOC103580352 isoform X2; this encodes MGNEKSTPKKSEAREHRGYTKSADGTPAKTPEPRRSKKKITKPKSSSGPSNPFLIFFLRMRSKKPNEHVTVIARAAGRQWAKMTPDQRQKYVNLANSAKKRKVVKKKKKRDEDERDPE
- the LOC103580353 gene encoding group XIIA secretory phospholipase A2; its protein translation is MDLMRYRKVFVYLLTFLAYAWSGYGAGLLGNLRDAVLSAETIFGDFFQSAITVARKIKDIHEVFDAAVEENCIFSCPNGVTAKPDRNHVPQSNGCGSLGIEINQEYLPLSEMTKCCDQHDICYDTCNSDKEKCDLEFKRCLYKYCDSYQSTGVTIVNTCKAAAKMLYTGTTALGCKSFIDAQSEACWCGNKNKSKKKKGKWSGFDEL